GCGACGTTCAGGGACGTCGCAATCGCCGACGTAGACCGAGCCGCTCAGGCTTTGGCCAAGGCGCGGGCCGGCGCGCGGCCCGAGGAAGTCCAGGCCGCCGAGGCGCGCACGAACAGCCTGCGCCTTCGCGTGGAGCAGGCCCAGTCTCAACTCGATGATACTCAGCTTCGGGCCCCGTACGACGGGGTAATCGCGCAGGTGCTCGCGGACCAATTCCAGGAAATGCAGGCCAAGCAGCCGGTGCTTACCATCCAAACCGTGGGCGGCCTGGAACTCGTCATTGACGTGCCTGAGCTGCTCCTGCAACGAACCCAGCGCGGCATGCCGATGACACTCACGGCGACTTTCCCCGGCCGCCCGAACGAGGAATTTCCGGCTACCTTCAAAGGCATAACCACGGAAGCCGATCCGCAGACACAGACCTACGCCTTGACGCTGCGCTTGAACACGCCCGAGGGTTTGGTCGCGCTTCCAGGCATGACGGCCCAGGTCCGCATTCAGAGCGAGTCTCCTGCCGGGTCGCTGGAACCGGTCAGGATACCCGCAGCAGCTGTCTCGGGAACGGAAGGCGGCGCCGCGCCCTATGTCTGGGTCATCGATGCGGACACCAGCCGCTGTGCCCGGCGCGAAGTCCGCTTGGGCGCTATCTCCGGAGACTCGGTCGAGATACTGGAAGGGCTGAATACGGGCGAGGTAGTGGCCACGGCGGGCGTTTCTCAGCTCCGCGAAGGGTTGCCCGTCCGGTCAATGAACCAATAAGGGGACGGGCATATGACCAGACTCGCCGGCCTCTTCGTGGAAAAACGCACGACCAGCGCGGTCCTGCTTATCCTGGTCCTGGTTTGGGGTTACTCCGCCTATCAAAAACTGGCCCGGTTTGAGGACCCGGAATTCGTCATTCGCACGGCCGTCATTAACGTCCCTTACCCGGGCGCGCGGCCCAACGAAGTGGCTGAAGAAGTCACGGACCTTATCGAGTCCGCCGCGCAGCAGCTTCAGGAGGTGAAGGAGATTACCTCTGTTTCCCGCGCGGGCATGGCCGAGGTCAAGGTCGAGATGCTCATCGAGTTCAGCCCGTCCAAGAACGTGCTCGAAGGCTTGTGGACGAAACTGCGCAACAAGCTCCGCGACGTGGAGAAAAACCTGCCGCCCGGCGCGGGGCCCATCATCGTCAATGATGATTTCGGCGACGTCTTCGCCCTTTTCTATGCCGTGACGGGCGAGGGCTATTCGCTGAGAGAGGTCCAGGACTATGTTCGCGACCTGCGCAAGGAATTGCTGATAGTTCCGGGCGTGGCGCGGGTCGCGCTGCTGGGCGAAGCGGAGGAGGCCGTTTTCATAGAGATCGCGCGGGAGCGCGCGGCATCGCTGGGCATTTCGCCGGACACGATCTATTCCACGCTGAAACAGCAGAACGTTGTAGGCCCTGGCGGCAAGATCGACGTGGGGCCGGACTACGTCGAGATTGCGCCCATAGGGCAGATTACGTCGGTCGACGCCATCGAGAATCTGCTGCTCAGCGGCCAGGGCGCCGGGCGGCAGATCCTGCTGCGCGACATTGCCACGGTGTCACGCGGCTACATTGAGCCGCCGGACTGTATGCTCCGCTACGATGGCCAGCCTGCAGTCGGACTGGGCATATCTGCCGTTTCGGGCGGCAACGTTGTTGAAACGGCAAAAGCGGTCCGCGCCCGGCTGGCGCACCTCGAGGCGCTGCGCCCCATTGGCATGGACCTGCATACCATTTCCGACCAAGGCGACACGGTGGATGTCGCGATCACAGGGTTTGTGGTCAACCTCATCGAATCGCTCGCCATTGTTGTCATCACGCTGCTGATCTTCATGGGGCTTCGGTCCGGCGTAATCATGGGGGCCGTCCTGCTGGTAACGGTTTGCGGCACGCTCGTGCTCATGCAATTCGACGATATCGCGATGCAGCGAATCTCGCTCGGGGCCCTGATTATCGCCCTCGGCATGCTGGTCGACAATGCGATCGTCGTTACGGAAGGAATCCTTATCGGCGTGCAATCGGGCGGCGACCGGCGCGCCACGGCGTCTTCCGTCGTTGCCCAGACCGCGTGGCCTCTGCTCGGCGGAACCATTGTGGGCATTCTTGCCTTCAGCGCCATCGGACTGTCCCCGGACGCCACGGGCGAGTACGCGGGTTCTCTTTTCTGGGTCATTGGTTTCTCGCTGTTCCTGAGCTGGGTTTTCGCCATTACGTTCACGCCGTTTCTCTGTTCGCTGTTGCTCACGCCCGGCAAGAAGGCGGACAGCGCCGACCCATACGACAGCTGGCTTTATCACGGCTATCAGCGAGTATTGAAGCGGCTCCTCCAGATGCGTTGGGCCACTTCCGCGGGCATGCTCGCCTTGCTCGCCGCAGCCGTGTTCGGCTTCGGGTTCGTGCCCGCGGGCTTCTTCCCCGAATCTTCCCGCGCGCAGTTCGTGGTGGACTTCTGGCGTCCTGAAGGGGCCGATATTCGCGCAACACATCGGG
The Candidatus Hydrogenedentota bacterium DNA segment above includes these coding regions:
- a CDS encoding efflux RND transporter periplasmic adaptor subunit; amino-acid sequence: MFRGSPKDSHFVPLIAAPLCMAFLIGPALLLPGCRGEPDAAPAEVARPVKTMVVQPLAALLDRVFPARVRAEERADLSFRVPGQLAVLAVEAGQAVKAGDVLASLDTRDFENALADARSALAASEKDLEVLKSGSRTEDIAAMEAQLASAQARRNQADIDYQRSKASLDEGLISRSEFDRSATFRDVAIADVDRAAQALAKARAGARPEEVQAAEARTNSLRLRVEQAQSQLDDTQLRAPYDGVIAQVLADQFQEMQAKQPVLTIQTVGGLELVIDVPELLLQRTQRGMPMTLTATFPGRPNEEFPATFKGITTEADPQTQTYALTLRLNTPEGLVALPGMTAQVRIQSESPAGSLEPVRIPAAAVSGTEGGAAPYVWVIDADTSRCARREVRLGAISGDSVEILEGLNTGEVVATAGVSQLREGLPVRSMNQ
- a CDS encoding efflux RND transporter permease subunit gives rise to the protein MTRLAGLFVEKRTTSAVLLILVLVWGYSAYQKLARFEDPEFVIRTAVINVPYPGARPNEVAEEVTDLIESAAQQLQEVKEITSVSRAGMAEVKVEMLIEFSPSKNVLEGLWTKLRNKLRDVEKNLPPGAGPIIVNDDFGDVFALFYAVTGEGYSLREVQDYVRDLRKELLIVPGVARVALLGEAEEAVFIEIARERAASLGISPDTIYSTLKQQNVVGPGGKIDVGPDYVEIAPIGQITSVDAIENLLLSGQGAGRQILLRDIATVSRGYIEPPDCMLRYDGQPAVGLGISAVSGGNVVETAKAVRARLAHLEALRPIGMDLHTISDQGDTVDVAITGFVVNLIESLAIVVITLLIFMGLRSGVIMGAVLLVTVCGTLVLMQFDDIAMQRISLGALIIALGMLVDNAIVVTEGILIGVQSGGDRRATASSVVAQTAWPLLGGTIVGILAFSAIGLSPDATGEYAGSLFWVIGFSLFLSWVFAITFTPFLCSLLLTPGKKADSADPYDSWLYHGYQRVLKRLLQMRWATSAGMLALLAAAVFGFGFVPAGFFPESSRAQFVVDFWRPEGADIRATHRDLTDIEGWVRELDGVMHVTAVSGSALLRFMLTYAPESPSTSYGQLLIDVDDYRRIPGLITTIQDRIDHEYPDGQAKAWKFILGPGGGSKIQAEFRGPDAATLRDLANQAKEIFHADPQAVAVKDDWREPVKVVRPVFSEVQARRAGVSLEDFREALQQAFVGTQVGIYREQDRLIPIIARSPETERADIHEMQSVQVYSRTAGAFVPIMQLISEIRTEFENPAVRRVDRFPTITAMCDPASGILASEIFERVRPKVESIPLPPGYALEWEGEYGDSQKAQSGLMSTLPFSLVAMVLTILLLFGGLRQVAVIWLTVPLAVIGVTIGLLLFQAPFEFMAILGFLSLIGMLVKNAVVLVDQIDLEIREGKERFRAIIDSSVSRVRPVSMGALTTVLGVSPLVFDPFFRSMAVTIMFGLTFATVLTLFFVPVLYAIVFRIREA